A single window of uncultured Pseudodesulfovibrio sp. DNA harbors:
- a CDS encoding transporter substrate-binding domain-containing protein, producing the protein MKRVFGFILCACMVLVTFSCTPLDGQTPLTAEEREWIEKNKEIPLGVSLHYPPYEEFGLKGGYQGLSADYIRLINEKTGLKFVPLRFRNRDEVLAGIKRGEISVVAALEMTDERRNFLDFTQPYVNVPAAIITRKEFKGELSLEKLDGMRIGVTVSPEFISYLEKYFPGDYTVVTMAGGYIGGLRSLAVGDVDALICDMALASRYIANARISNLRIAGISSYTIDLRIASLKSQPIVGQILRKGLAMILPHERKTIEEKWLTLHYRPIWASWTFWLGLLGVLCLVFGGIVLVLFWNRSLKRQVAQRTMALSSINKVLLGALDCHTEREVMLRCLQEAKTMSSSERAFLGEVEQVGSIKVLLATEGGADCPEWDCAEFESVVLEGEQLDRLAGGNVVNLSIGEDRKSLPHLIVVPLQILAGANMKIIAVARRQSRYVSNEVLMLAEVLFAFEEALQRKRTEISLHEKERQLQRVQRMEALGTLAGGIAHDFNNILGVIIANGEMIEMFHMDVDKTVHPKIRAILAAAYRGRDLVNQILTFTRKSNDEAAVLNVGPILKETVKFLQSSLPASITIEYAIDSPESTVFVDPTQMHQVLMNLCTNAAHSMESKGGNLHLSLRSGQVNPHQVGAQTLESGAYLILEVRDTGSGIKPELMDRLFDPFFTTKEPGKGTGLGLSVVQGIVKSWGGEVLVKSTLGKGSLFQVFIPARRENGEQPVQLGSGGEISKGTGSILFVDDEEELVRSCSEFLANLGYKVHAETDSRAALELFSNAPEKFDLVITDYNMPGLSGDALARKILEKKPTVPIIVCSGYSQSFDEGTAASLGIMEYLKKPISLKMLALAVRKYLRPDLEEETHEFME; encoded by the coding sequence ATGAAACGAGTATTCGGATTTATCCTGTGTGCCTGCATGGTGTTGGTGACATTTTCCTGTACCCCGCTTGATGGGCAGACTCCACTTACGGCTGAAGAACGGGAATGGATTGAAAAAAACAAGGAGATACCGCTCGGTGTCTCCTTGCATTATCCTCCGTATGAAGAGTTTGGTTTGAAGGGTGGATATCAAGGGCTGAGTGCTGACTATATCCGTTTGATCAATGAAAAAACGGGTCTAAAGTTTGTCCCATTACGGTTCAGGAATCGGGATGAAGTCCTCGCAGGAATCAAGAGGGGCGAGATCTCTGTTGTCGCCGCTCTTGAAATGACGGATGAACGTCGTAATTTTCTTGATTTCACTCAACCTTATGTGAATGTTCCGGCTGCTATAATAACTCGGAAGGAATTCAAGGGAGAGCTTTCTCTTGAAAAACTGGATGGCATGAGAATCGGTGTTACTGTTTCACCGGAGTTTATCAGCTATCTGGAAAAGTATTTTCCGGGAGATTATACAGTCGTTACCATGGCTGGTGGGTATATCGGCGGCTTGCGTTCTTTGGCGGTCGGCGATGTTGATGCCTTGATCTGCGACATGGCGCTTGCTTCCCGATATATAGCCAATGCTCGTATCAGTAATCTGCGAATAGCCGGTATTTCCAGTTATACGATTGATTTGCGAATAGCCTCGCTCAAGAGTCAGCCCATAGTGGGGCAGATTCTGAGAAAAGGGCTTGCCATGATTCTTCCCCATGAACGTAAGACCATTGAAGAAAAATGGTTAACCTTGCACTACCGACCAATTTGGGCCAGTTGGACTTTTTGGCTGGGATTGCTGGGTGTTCTTTGTCTGGTCTTTGGTGGAATTGTTCTTGTTTTGTTTTGGAATCGCAGCCTCAAGCGTCAAGTTGCTCAAAGAACCATGGCCTTAAGTTCCATCAACAAGGTTTTGCTCGGAGCATTGGATTGTCACACCGAGCGAGAGGTTATGTTGCGCTGTTTGCAGGAAGCAAAAACGATGTCTTCAAGTGAGCGGGCTTTTCTCGGTGAAGTTGAACAAGTCGGTTCAATCAAGGTTTTGCTTGCAACGGAAGGAGGGGCGGATTGTCCTGAATGGGATTGTGCCGAGTTTGAAAGTGTTGTTCTTGAAGGCGAGCAATTGGATCGTCTGGCTGGTGGAAACGTCGTGAATCTGTCAATTGGTGAAGACAGAAAGAGCCTTCCCCATTTGATTGTAGTGCCGTTGCAGATTCTTGCGGGTGCTAATATGAAAATCATTGCGGTTGCCCGGAGACAAAGCAGGTACGTGTCCAATGAAGTTTTGATGTTGGCAGAAGTCTTGTTTGCTTTTGAAGAAGCCTTGCAGCGCAAACGAACCGAGATATCACTGCATGAGAAGGAACGACAGCTTCAACGAGTCCAGCGTATGGAAGCCCTTGGTACGCTCGCTGGCGGTATTGCACACGATTTCAATAATATACTCGGTGTTATTATTGCCAATGGCGAAATGATAGAAATGTTTCATATGGATGTTGATAAAACCGTTCATCCAAAAATCCGGGCTATTCTTGCGGCAGCGTATCGAGGCCGTGATTTGGTGAATCAAATTTTGACTTTCACGAGAAAAAGTAATGATGAGGCCGCTGTATTGAATGTTGGGCCTATTCTCAAGGAAACCGTTAAATTCCTGCAATCCTCGTTGCCAGCTTCCATTACAATTGAATATGCGATTGATTCCCCTGAATCGACAGTGTTTGTTGATCCTACCCAGATGCATCAGGTTTTGATGAATTTATGTACCAACGCAGCCCATTCGATGGAAAGCAAGGGGGGAAATCTTCATCTTTCCTTGCGTTCAGGCCAAGTGAATCCCCATCAGGTCGGGGCGCAAACCCTTGAGTCGGGAGCGTATTTGATTCTCGAGGTGCGGGATACTGGAAGTGGTATTAAACCAGAGTTGATGGATCGTCTTTTTGATCCGTTTTTTACGACGAAAGAGCCGGGGAAAGGGACAGGTCTTGGTTTATCCGTGGTTCAGGGAATCGTGAAATCATGGGGAGGCGAAGTGTTGGTTAAGAGCACCCTTGGAAAGGGTTCTCTTTTTCAAGTGTTTATACCGGCCAGAAGAGAGAACGGGGAACAGCCTGTGCAACTTGGAAGTGGGGGAGAAATATCCAAGGGAACAGGGAGTATTTTGTTTGTTGATGATGAAGAAGAGTTGGTTAGATCCTGTTCGGAATTCCTTGCAAACCTTGGATATAAGGTCCATGCGGAGACAGACAGCCGGGCTGCATTGGAGTTGTTTAGCAATGCTCCAGAGAAGTTTGATCTTGTCATAACGGATTACAATATGCCGGGATTGAGTGGAGATGCCCTTGCCCGGAAGATTCTTGAGAAAAAACCAACTGTTCCAATCATTGTTTGCAGTGGGTACAGTCAAAGTTTTGATGAGGGCACCGCAGCGTCTCTGGGCATAATGGAATATCTCAAAAAACCAATCAGTCTGAAAATGCTGGCCTTGGCCGTACGGAAATATTTGCGGCCTGATCTTGAAGAAGAAACGCATGAGTTCATGGAGTAG
- a CDS encoding DMSO/selenate family reductase complex A subunit, whose translation MGKKESEKTPVEGRLGRRKFLKWSAALGGVTALSGTGVFYGLRSVESAEPFADKVVWTSCNVNCGSRCALRAFVKDGVVTRVETDDKGEDIYGDHQVRACLRGRSMRHRIYAPDRLKYPMKRVGKRGEGKFERISWDEALDGIAKSLGDTIEKWGNESVYLNYGTGNLGAVMSKSWPTGSTPVARLMNCLGGYLNQYGTYSDAQIDMALPYTFGKGWVRGNLLSDIVNSKLVVLFGNNPAATRMSGGGLVHDVIQARKKGYARIIVVDPRFTDTATTLADEWIPIRPGTDAALVCGLAHVMISENLVDNDFIKRCTVGYDEDSMPEGVPAGNSYKSYILGKGKDGQAKTPEWASKITGIPVRRIVQLAREIGQAEPCYISQGWSVQRQANGENNCRAISMLPILTGNVGVQGGNTGARESGYGIPFAPFPVLENPVKTSISCFTWTDAIERGTEMTAKRDGVQGRDRLEAPIKFIWNYAGNCLVNQHSDSNRTSEILADDSKCETVVVVDNFMTPSAKFADYLLPATSNLEEDDFAPQGFASEMGYVVFAEKVIEPLFESRTIFDICAGVAKRLGAEQKYTEGRTRAQWVEYVYQKSREKLPELPAKLEDAFAMGLYKREKPGLPPVPYKEFRDDPEGHPLKSPSGKLEIFSKQLWDIAHDWELAEGDVISGLPEYAPTWEGVSDPLKKEFPLQLIGHHYKQRTHSTYGNVDWLKKVAPQELWINPMDAEERGIVHGGKVKVFNARGVVYTTAKVTPRIMPGVLTLPEGAWFDPGKDGADHGGCVNVLTTLRPSPLAKGNPQHTNLVQVEKA comes from the coding sequence ATGGGTAAGAAGGAATCTGAGAAAACCCCTGTAGAAGGGCGGCTTGGAAGACGTAAATTCCTGAAATGGAGTGCCGCGCTCGGTGGGGTGACAGCCCTGTCGGGAACCGGTGTTTTTTATGGTCTTCGGTCTGTTGAGAGCGCTGAACCATTCGCCGATAAGGTTGTTTGGACATCCTGCAATGTGAACTGCGGCAGCCGATGTGCCTTGCGGGCTTTTGTAAAAGATGGCGTGGTCACCCGTGTCGAAACAGACGACAAGGGCGAAGATATTTATGGCGATCATCAGGTTCGTGCTTGTTTACGGGGTCGCTCAATGCGCCACCGTATTTATGCGCCGGATCGTTTGAAGTACCCCATGAAGCGTGTGGGCAAACGTGGTGAAGGCAAGTTCGAGCGTATTTCCTGGGACGAGGCTTTGGATGGAATCGCAAAGAGTCTGGGCGATACTATTGAGAAGTGGGGCAACGAGTCCGTATATCTGAATTATGGCACCGGCAACCTTGGCGCAGTCATGTCCAAGTCCTGGCCGACTGGCTCCACTCCTGTTGCCCGCCTCATGAACTGTTTGGGCGGCTACCTCAATCAGTATGGAACGTATAGTGACGCACAGATCGACATGGCGTTGCCGTATACCTTTGGTAAGGGGTGGGTTCGTGGCAACCTCTTGTCTGACATCGTCAACAGCAAGTTGGTCGTGTTGTTCGGCAACAATCCCGCTGCCACACGTATGAGCGGTGGTGGTCTTGTGCACGATGTGATTCAGGCCAGAAAAAAAGGGTATGCGCGGATTATTGTCGTTGATCCTCGTTTTACGGATACAGCCACAACATTGGCTGATGAATGGATTCCCATCCGTCCGGGAACCGATGCTGCTTTGGTTTGCGGTCTGGCCCATGTGATGATTTCCGAAAATCTGGTTGATAATGATTTCATCAAGCGGTGTACCGTCGGCTATGATGAAGATTCCATGCCTGAAGGCGTGCCTGCCGGTAATTCTTACAAGTCTTACATTCTGGGCAAGGGTAAGGATGGGCAGGCAAAGACACCGGAATGGGCTTCGAAGATTACGGGTATTCCCGTTCGCCGTATTGTTCAGCTTGCTCGTGAAATTGGTCAGGCAGAGCCTTGTTATATTTCTCAGGGTTGGTCCGTACAACGTCAGGCCAACGGAGAAAACAACTGTCGTGCCATCAGCATGTTACCTATCCTTACAGGGAATGTGGGAGTGCAGGGCGGTAACACCGGCGCCCGTGAGAGTGGGTATGGAATCCCGTTTGCTCCTTTCCCGGTTCTTGAAAATCCAGTCAAGACATCCATATCCTGCTTTACCTGGACCGATGCCATTGAACGCGGCACGGAAATGACCGCGAAAAGAGATGGTGTGCAGGGACGTGATCGTCTGGAAGCACCTATCAAGTTCATTTGGAACTATGCTGGCAACTGTCTTGTGAATCAGCATTCAGACAGCAATCGGACATCGGAAATTCTTGCTGATGACAGCAAGTGTGAAACCGTTGTAGTCGTGGACAACTTCATGACGCCAAGCGCCAAATTCGCTGATTACCTTTTGCCTGCGACTTCAAATCTTGAAGAGGATGATTTTGCCCCGCAAGGTTTTGCATCGGAAATGGGCTATGTCGTTTTTGCAGAAAAAGTCATTGAGCCGCTTTTTGAAAGCCGTACCATTTTTGATATCTGTGCAGGCGTTGCCAAACGTCTGGGTGCGGAACAGAAGTACACTGAAGGGCGGACCCGTGCGCAATGGGTTGAATATGTCTATCAGAAGTCCCGCGAAAAATTGCCCGAGCTTCCCGCCAAGCTTGAGGATGCCTTTGCCATGGGACTGTATAAGCGGGAAAAGCCCGGTTTGCCTCCAGTTCCTTACAAGGAATTCCGTGATGATCCAGAAGGTCATCCTTTGAAAAGTCCTTCCGGTAAATTGGAAATCTTTTCCAAGCAGCTTTGGGACATCGCTCATGACTGGGAACTCGCCGAAGGCGATGTTATCTCCGGCCTTCCGGAATACGCTCCTACTTGGGAAGGTGTTTCCGACCCCTTGAAAAAGGAATTCCCTCTGCAATTGATCGGTCATCATTACAAACAACGTACACACTCCACGTACGGCAATGTGGACTGGCTGAAAAAAGTCGCGCCACAGGAACTTTGGATTAATCCCATGGATGCCGAAGAACGGGGCATCGTCCACGGTGGAAAGGTCAAGGTCTTCAACGCTCGGGGCGTGGTTTACACCACGGCCAAGGTCACACCCCGCATCATGCCAGGTGTTTTGACCCTGCCTGAGGGGGCTTGGTTTGATCCGGGCAAAGATGGAGCCGACCACGGTGGCTGTGTAAACGTTCTGACGACACTTCGTCCTTCACCGTTGGCAAAGGGGAATCCCCAGCATACCAACCTTGTACAGGTCGAAAAGGCGTAA
- a CDS encoding iron-containing alcohol dehydrogenase yields the protein MSISEPTPKDHPMQFEFATAPRIIFGPNSSKDIPDLAATLGTSVCLVIGSSSKRVQWAIDGLKNKGLTPHIISISGEPNVETISQNAVAARQAGCDVVVAVGGGSVLDAGKALAALLTNHADLLDYLEVIGKGQQLTQTPVPLIAIPTTSGTGSEVTSNAVILSPQHGVKVSMRSSEMIPNIAVVDPELTKDMPPSLTAATGMDALTQLMEAFVSNKANPMTDAFCREGMLRAARSLHVAYDDGSNSSAREDMALASLFSGIALSNAKLGAVHGFAAPIGGEFKAPHGAVCAALLPSVMEININALREREPKSPSLDAYTETAVILTGNVNATPEDGIKWVRELCTDMRIPTLKDMGIETIHFNDLADKAATASSMKGNPVLLSKTELTEILTLAL from the coding sequence ATGAGCATTTCAGAACCGACTCCAAAGGATCACCCCATGCAATTTGAATTCGCCACCGCTCCACGAATAATTTTCGGCCCCAACTCCTCAAAAGATATTCCCGACTTGGCTGCAACGCTGGGGACTTCAGTCTGCCTTGTTATCGGCAGTTCCTCCAAACGAGTGCAATGGGCCATCGACGGCCTGAAAAATAAAGGGCTTACTCCACATATCATCTCCATATCCGGCGAACCGAATGTAGAAACAATCTCACAAAATGCAGTAGCTGCACGGCAAGCCGGATGTGATGTCGTTGTGGCTGTTGGCGGCGGGAGTGTGCTTGACGCCGGGAAAGCTTTGGCCGCACTTCTTACCAACCACGCCGACCTTCTTGATTACCTTGAAGTCATTGGAAAAGGACAACAACTAACTCAAACTCCCGTCCCGCTCATCGCGATTCCCACAACGTCAGGCACCGGCTCGGAAGTCACATCTAACGCCGTCATTCTCTCACCCCAACATGGCGTAAAAGTCAGCATGCGTTCATCGGAAATGATTCCGAATATTGCGGTGGTCGACCCCGAACTGACCAAGGATATGCCGCCAAGCCTGACCGCTGCCACGGGCATGGATGCCCTGACTCAACTCATGGAAGCGTTTGTTTCCAACAAGGCTAATCCCATGACCGATGCATTTTGCCGCGAAGGGATGCTTCGCGCTGCCCGCTCATTGCATGTCGCGTATGACGATGGTTCAAACAGTTCAGCCCGTGAAGACATGGCCCTTGCCAGCCTTTTTTCCGGCATTGCATTGTCCAATGCCAAACTCGGTGCAGTCCATGGTTTTGCCGCTCCCATCGGCGGCGAATTCAAGGCACCACATGGTGCTGTATGTGCGGCCCTGCTCCCTTCTGTAATGGAAATCAACATCAACGCTCTCAGGGAACGTGAGCCGAAATCTCCGAGCCTTGATGCATATACGGAAACAGCCGTCATACTGACCGGAAACGTCAACGCAACGCCGGAAGATGGCATCAAATGGGTACGGGAACTCTGTACGGACATGAGAATCCCCACGCTCAAAGACATGGGAATAGAGACCATACATTTCAACGATCTGGCCGACAAAGCCGCCACTGCCAGCAGTATGAAAGGGAATCCTGTTCTCTTAAGCAAAACCGAACTAACGGAAATTCTCACTCTGGCACTTTAA
- a CDS encoding sigma-54 dependent transcriptional regulator → MAKVLVIDDDRMICDALMELIRNIGHEADYASSVQEGLEKNLAEEFDVVFLDIRLPDGNGLDILPQLRELPIPPEVIILTGLGDPDGAELAIRNGAWDYLQKPLSPKKILLPLQRVLKYRDTLRNEGHNQFSLKRCGIVGSGPAITHALERLGAAAHSDASLLLTGETGTGKELFARALHENSKRSQGPFVIVDCASIPANLLESTLFGHVKGAFTGADRSSCGLVLEAHGGTLFLDEIGEMPLPLQKKLLRVLQERKYRQVGGSQEVSSNFRLVAATHRDLNEMVQKGLFRNDLLYRLGAMTINLPVLRERKEDLGELTQHFARYICEKNAIPPKTFSDDFMETLARYDWPGNIRELVNVLENAMISAYGHTELFAKHLPERTRIAMLKHDLVSNEDSYSNTDLTETQTEECGTLPSYKEYRGHVLEQADKSYFTRLMEASCWDIERACTISGLRKSRVYDQLKQYGIEKE, encoded by the coding sequence ATGGCCAAAGTCTTGGTGATAGATGACGATCGCATGATATGTGATGCGCTCATGGAGTTGATTCGAAATATTGGGCATGAAGCGGATTACGCATCAAGTGTTCAGGAAGGGTTGGAAAAGAATCTGGCTGAAGAATTTGATGTGGTTTTTTTGGATATCAGACTTCCTGACGGCAACGGGTTGGATATTTTGCCACAACTCAGGGAGCTTCCTATTCCGCCTGAGGTTATTATCCTCACAGGCCTTGGTGATCCCGATGGCGCTGAGTTGGCCATACGAAACGGAGCGTGGGATTATTTGCAAAAACCGCTTTCTCCCAAGAAGATTCTGCTTCCGTTGCAGCGGGTGCTCAAATACCGGGATACATTGCGGAATGAAGGACATAATCAATTTTCTCTCAAGCGGTGTGGCATCGTCGGCAGCGGTCCTGCCATTACTCATGCCTTGGAGCGTTTGGGGGCGGCGGCGCACAGTGATGCGAGCCTGCTTCTCACGGGTGAAACTGGAACGGGAAAGGAACTGTTTGCGCGTGCTCTTCATGAAAACAGCAAGAGGAGCCAAGGTCCTTTCGTGATTGTCGACTGTGCTTCAATTCCGGCTAATCTGTTGGAAAGCACACTGTTTGGTCACGTCAAAGGGGCTTTTACCGGAGCGGATCGTTCAAGCTGTGGGTTGGTTCTTGAGGCGCATGGCGGCACTCTTTTCCTTGATGAAATAGGGGAAATGCCACTTCCTTTGCAGAAGAAATTGCTCAGGGTTTTGCAGGAACGCAAATATCGTCAGGTGGGCGGAAGTCAGGAAGTCAGCAGTAACTTCCGACTGGTCGCAGCCACGCATCGAGATTTGAATGAGATGGTCCAGAAGGGGCTTTTTCGCAATGACCTGCTGTATCGACTGGGAGCCATGACTATCAACCTCCCCGTATTGCGTGAGCGTAAGGAGGATCTGGGCGAACTGACTCAGCATTTTGCACGGTATATCTGCGAGAAAAATGCAATTCCTCCCAAGACATTTTCTGATGATTTTATGGAAACTCTTGCCCGGTATGATTGGCCGGGCAACATTCGTGAGCTGGTCAACGTTCTTGAGAATGCAATGATCAGCGCTTACGGCCACACTGAATTATTCGCGAAGCATCTACCGGAGCGGACACGTATCGCAATGTTGAAACATGATCTTGTTTCGAACGAAGATTCATATTCCAATACCGATTTGACCGAAACTCAAACAGAAGAGTGCGGTACTTTGCCTTCGTATAAAGAATACCGTGGGCATGTTTTGGAGCAGGCCGACAAGAGTTATTTCACCCGCCTGATGGAAGCTTCGTGTTGGGACATAGAACGTGCCTGTACGATCTCGGGATTGCGGAAAAGCCGGGTGTACGATCAGCTCAAGCAGTACGGCATAGAGAAAGAATAG
- a CDS encoding FmdE family protein — protein sequence MVKSDVFEKEVYRTVGQHTFEEFIEMASLFHNYAAPGLLIGGYMVAEAQQYMPEGTLYEAISETSWCLPDAIQMMTPCTVGNGWMRVMNFGLYAMSLYDKFTREGVRVWLDLEKIPHDSEIRTWFLKTKAKQDQDSELLRHQIGMAGADILSVEKITLNRSLLVKRNKGKISVCSVCGEAYPSAHGPICRSCRGESPYEGNLKAESTILYPLPKQVRKIGAEGALGKKVVHDMTQIIPGTDKGAAFRNGQTFDVGDLCRLQQMGKNNVFVQDEELDEQWVHEDDCARSFAEAMAGKGIAPREDPHEGKVTLKAEHDGLLFVDTHRLKAFNLAPGVMAASRKGWTLVRKGAEIAGTRAIPLYMQRDQFECAQDVLTAGPIFEVLPLKQAKVGILITGNEVFNGTIEDRFEEIIRAKLTAFNCSVYKAVLVPDDREVIRVAALEMLEGGCDLIITTAGLSVDPDDVTRHGLVDAGAHSLIYGAPILPGAMTLIGKIGSARLLGVPACALFFQRTSLDLLLPRLLADVDISRNDLAEMGEGGMCLGCTNCTFPKCPFGR from the coding sequence ATGGTGAAGAGCGATGTTTTTGAAAAAGAAGTCTATCGGACAGTTGGCCAACATACATTTGAAGAGTTTATTGAGATGGCCAGTTTGTTTCATAATTATGCTGCACCCGGGCTGCTCATAGGTGGATATATGGTTGCCGAGGCCCAACAGTATATGCCGGAAGGAACACTGTATGAGGCTATTTCGGAAACATCATGGTGTTTGCCTGATGCCATTCAGATGATGACGCCATGCACGGTTGGCAACGGCTGGATGCGTGTCATGAATTTCGGGCTGTACGCAATGAGCCTTTATGACAAGTTTACCCGCGAAGGCGTCAGGGTTTGGCTTGATCTTGAGAAAATTCCGCATGACTCCGAAATTCGGACATGGTTTTTGAAGACCAAAGCAAAACAGGATCAGGATTCTGAATTGCTCCGTCACCAGATAGGCATGGCCGGAGCTGATATTTTGTCTGTTGAGAAAATTACCTTGAATCGAAGCCTATTGGTCAAGCGGAATAAGGGTAAAATCTCGGTGTGTTCTGTGTGTGGCGAGGCTTATCCTTCCGCTCATGGTCCGATATGTCGTTCATGTCGTGGGGAATCTCCCTACGAAGGAAATTTGAAAGCCGAGTCTACCATCTTGTACCCCCTCCCCAAACAGGTCCGCAAAATAGGCGCAGAAGGGGCGTTGGGTAAAAAAGTGGTTCATGACATGACCCAGATTATTCCCGGTACGGACAAGGGCGCGGCTTTCAGGAATGGACAGACCTTTGATGTCGGCGATCTTTGTCGACTTCAGCAGATGGGGAAAAACAATGTTTTTGTGCAGGATGAGGAACTTGATGAACAGTGGGTGCATGAAGATGATTGTGCACGGAGTTTTGCCGAGGCCATGGCTGGGAAGGGCATCGCGCCAAGGGAAGATCCTCATGAGGGCAAGGTGACGCTTAAGGCGGAACACGATGGACTCTTGTTTGTCGATACCCACCGATTGAAGGCGTTTAACTTGGCTCCGGGCGTCATGGCAGCGAGTCGGAAAGGATGGACATTGGTTCGGAAAGGGGCTGAGATTGCAGGGACACGAGCCATTCCATTGTACATGCAGCGCGATCAGTTCGAGTGTGCGCAGGATGTACTTACGGCTGGACCGATTTTTGAAGTCCTGCCTTTGAAGCAAGCAAAGGTCGGTATTCTGATTACAGGCAATGAGGTTTTTAACGGAACGATCGAAGACCGTTTTGAAGAGATCATTCGTGCCAAATTGACGGCCTTCAATTGCTCGGTATACAAGGCCGTATTGGTCCCTGATGATCGTGAAGTCATTCGCGTTGCAGCCTTGGAAATGCTTGAAGGTGGATGTGATTTGATCATTACGACAGCCGGCCTTTCCGTGGACCCTGATGACGTGACTCGACATGGCTTGGTTGATGCCGGAGCTCATTCCCTGATATACGGTGCGCCGATTCTTCCAGGGGCAATGACCTTGATCGGAAAAATCGGTTCTGCACGATTGCTTGGAGTTCCCGCTTGTGCCCTGTTTTTCCAAAGAACAAGCCTTGACCTCCTGTTGCCGCGCCTTTTGGCCGATGTAGATATTTCGCGAAATGATTTAGCGGAAATGGGTGAAGGCGGTATGTGCCTTGGATGTACCAATTGTACTTTCCCCAAGTGTCCGTTTGGTCGATAG
- a CDS encoding (Fe-S)-binding protein produces the protein MQSTHTTNNELTFLENYDFSNCLVCGACANSCPTTGAPELDGWDARKVMRMLANGLIDEVIDSNFPWLCTGCGRCTSTCPGGLDITSIMAHLKSLRPREDVPGSLHKGMVNNLETGNNLGISKEDYLEGMAELGEELAEELPGFHVPVDKHGADILFFPNSKEVYGDFEDQYWWWKIFYAAKENWTVPSENWEAVDWALFTGNDAGNTELARRKIAYMKEFDITSLIMPDCGGGSYGFRKGMTKLVAQDPANEIGFMYLYDYLMDLIKTGRIKLDKSAHAGKTFTFHDSCKHGRELARNFGKGYFDEPRWIVQQCVDNFVELTPNREKNYCCGGGGGMWPMPFEDQSAWHARYKNEQIKQSGANVVVVGCSNCRDQIMRRIPKYFDDCEFEVKYLWQLVAEALVIEPWSNDIIEKAKADATAQWDALSVDLDSQEY, from the coding sequence ATGCAAAGTACGCATACCACCAACAATGAACTGACCTTTCTTGAAAATTACGACTTCTCCAACTGCCTTGTCTGTGGAGCTTGCGCCAACAGTTGCCCAACAACAGGCGCCCCCGAGCTGGATGGCTGGGATGCCAGAAAGGTCATGCGGATGCTTGCCAACGGCTTGATCGACGAAGTCATCGATTCAAATTTTCCGTGGCTGTGTACCGGTTGTGGCCGCTGCACAAGCACTTGCCCCGGCGGTCTCGACATCACCTCCATTATGGCGCACCTGAAAAGTCTCAGGCCGCGTGAAGATGTCCCCGGCTCCCTGCACAAGGGCATGGTCAACAACCTTGAGACCGGCAACAATCTCGGTATTTCCAAAGAAGATTATCTGGAAGGCATGGCAGAGCTTGGCGAAGAACTGGCCGAGGAACTCCCGGGTTTCCATGTACCGGTGGACAAGCACGGAGCAGACATCCTCTTTTTCCCGAACTCCAAGGAAGTCTACGGAGATTTCGAGGACCAGTATTGGTGGTGGAAGATTTTCTACGCGGCCAAGGAAAACTGGACAGTTCCCTCCGAAAATTGGGAAGCCGTGGATTGGGCGTTGTTCACCGGAAATGACGCCGGTAACACCGAGTTAGCCCGCCGCAAAATCGCCTACATGAAAGAATTCGACATCACGTCTCTAATCATGCCCGACTGCGGTGGCGGTTCCTACGGATTCCGCAAGGGGATGACAAAACTCGTGGCACAGGACCCGGCCAACGAAATCGGATTCATGTATCTATACGACTACCTCATGGACTTGATTAAAACGGGCCGGATCAAACTCGACAAGTCGGCCCATGCCGGAAAGACCTTCACGTTTCACGACTCCTGCAAGCATGGTCGTGAACTGGCGCGCAATTTCGGCAAAGGATATTTTGACGAGCCTCGCTGGATCGTTCAGCAATGCGTGGATAATTTCGTCGAGCTGACGCCCAACCGTGAAAAGAACTACTGCTGCGGGGGCGGCGGCGGGATGTGGCCCATGCCTTTCGAAGACCAGTCTGCATGGCACGCTCGATACAAGAACGAACAAATCAAGCAAAGCGGTGCCAATGTCGTTGTGGTCGGCTGCTCCAATTGCCGCGACCAAATCATGCGACGGATTCCGAAGTATTTCGACGATTGTGAATTCGAAGTAAAATACCTCTGGCAGCTCGTTGCCGAAGCCCTCGTCATCGAGCCATGGTCGAATGACATAATCGAAAAAGCCAAAGCTGACGCCACAGCACAATGGGATGCTTTGAGCGTTGATCTTGATTCGCAAGAGTATTAG